A window from Fibrobacter sp. UWB11 encodes these proteins:
- the metG gene encoding methionine--tRNA ligase — protein sequence MKNFYVTTPIYYVNDAPHIGHSYTTVLADILTRFHKIIGYQTFFLTGTDEHGQKVQRAAAKRGVTPQEHVDEYYHRFEDLWKKMGISNDFFIRTTMPEHKAYVQECLQKLWDKGEIYSKEYEGWYSVGEERFFSEDELDENKCDPISHRPVEWLKEKNYFFKMGSYQQKLIDFLESHKDWIVPDYRWNEIRGFLRQPLNDLCISRPKIRLSWGIPLPFDPDYVTYVWFDALLNYVSASTAFHKTYADGTPIWPATYHLIGKDILTTHSVYWPTMLMALDIPLPQHILAHGWWLVNGGEKMSKSAGNVVNPMDYMEKYGIDAFRYFLAREMVVGQDANFTHEGFVRRINSDLANDLGNVLNRVHRLVLTNFEGKLPAPTALDDAANEVITIANRVRTNVMEWIPQVKLSQVVEEIMTLVRSVNRYLEIKAPWKLAKDPNAKDELATVLYVSAEAVRLSLSMLWPVIPGKSEEGLAMIGSKFTDQNDLVWGILKGGEQFGEGKPLFPRIEEDVKKQPQQQAKPKQNKPLMAADVPAAMDLRVAQIVEVADHPDANSLYVLKVDAGEGEPRTICSGLKSSYKAEELKDRKILLFANLKPNALRGIMSQGMLFAGDLEPETHKCRLVSVPADAKPGDRALFKGVAPSEPRELKVKDFEKIALTAKGGAVFCGEIALEVNGKAVTCDVADGNGIH from the coding sequence ATGAAAAATTTTTACGTCACCACTCCGATTTATTATGTCAATGATGCCCCGCATATCGGGCATTCTTACACCACCGTACTCGCAGATATCCTCACGCGCTTCCACAAGATTATCGGCTACCAGACATTCTTTTTGACCGGCACGGACGAACACGGCCAGAAGGTGCAACGCGCTGCCGCCAAGCGTGGCGTGACTCCGCAGGAACATGTAGACGAATACTACCACCGCTTCGAAGACCTTTGGAAAAAGATGGGAATCAGCAATGATTTCTTCATCCGCACCACGATGCCGGAACACAAGGCTTACGTGCAGGAATGTCTGCAGAAGCTCTGGGACAAGGGTGAAATTTACTCCAAGGAATACGAAGGTTGGTACTCCGTCGGCGAAGAACGCTTCTTCAGCGAAGACGAACTCGACGAAAACAAGTGCGACCCCATCAGCCACCGCCCGGTGGAATGGCTCAAGGAAAAGAACTACTTCTTCAAGATGGGTTCTTACCAGCAAAAGTTAATTGACTTCCTGGAAAGCCACAAGGACTGGATTGTGCCGGACTACCGCTGGAACGAAATCCGCGGGTTCCTTCGCCAGCCGCTGAACGACCTTTGCATCAGCCGTCCGAAGATCCGCCTCAGCTGGGGCATTCCGCTGCCGTTCGACCCGGACTACGTGACGTATGTTTGGTTCGATGCTCTCCTCAACTACGTAAGCGCCTCGACCGCCTTCCACAAGACTTATGCCGACGGCACGCCGATTTGGCCTGCCACCTACCACCTCATCGGCAAGGACATTTTGACAACCCATAGCGTCTATTGGCCGACCATGCTCATGGCGCTCGACATTCCGCTTCCGCAGCACATCCTCGCCCACGGCTGGTGGCTCGTGAACGGTGGCGAAAAGATGAGTAAGTCCGCAGGTAACGTCGTGAATCCGATGGACTACATGGAAAAGTACGGCATTGATGCTTTCCGCTACTTCCTCGCTCGCGAAATGGTCGTCGGTCAAGACGCCAACTTCACGCACGAAGGCTTTGTCCGCCGCATCAACAGCGACCTCGCTAACGACCTCGGCAACGTCTTGAACCGTGTACACCGTTTGGTTCTCACGAACTTCGAAGGCAAGCTCCCGGCTCCGACCGCACTCGATGATGCCGCCAATGAAGTCATCACCATCGCAAACCGCGTCCGCACGAACGTGATGGAATGGATTCCGCAAGTCAAGCTTTCTCAGGTCGTCGAAGAAATCATGACGCTTGTCCGCAGCGTGAACCGCTACCTCGAAATCAAGGCTCCGTGGAAGCTCGCCAAGGATCCGAACGCCAAGGACGAACTCGCCACCGTGCTTTATGTTTCTGCTGAAGCCGTGCGCCTTTCTTTGAGCATGCTCTGGCCGGTCATCCCGGGCAAGAGCGAAGAAGGTCTCGCCATGATTGGCAGCAAGTTCACCGACCAGAACGACCTCGTATGGGGCATTCTCAAGGGTGGCGAACAGTTCGGTGAAGGCAAGCCGCTCTTCCCGCGTATCGAAGAAGATGTCAAGAAGCAGCCGCAACAGCAGGCCAAGCCGAAGCAGAACAAGCCGCTCATGGCAGCTGACGTTCCGGCAGCAATGGACCTCCGCGTGGCACAGATTGTCGAAGTTGCCGACCATCCGGATGCAAATAGTTTGTACGTTCTCAAGGTTGACGCAGGCGAAGGCGAACCGCGTACCATCTGCAGTGGCCTCAAGAGCAGCTACAAGGCCGAAGAACTCAAGGATCGCAAGATTCTCTTGTTCGCAAACCTTAAGCCGAACGCTCTCCGTGGCATCATGAGCCAGGGTATGCTCTTTGCGGGTGACCTCGAACCGGAAACGCACAAGTGCAGACTCGTGAGCGTCCCTGCCGACGCCAAGCCGGGTGACCGCGCCTTGTTCAAGGGTGTAGCTCCGAGCGAACCACGCGAACTCAAGGTGAAGGACTTCGAAAAGATTGCCCTCACTGCAAAGGGTGGCGCAGTGTTCTGCGGCGAAATCGCTCTCGAAGTGAACGGCAAGGCTGTGACCTGCGACGTCGCTGACGGTAATGGAATACACTAA
- a CDS encoding MauE/DoxX family redox-associated membrane protein has product MIACFEKANLKRTIIAGVLLLIATFLVAVGVAEISFPETILTFTDQDWLLDIWPKAYRYNIHVGVGAVAIACALIVPALKIQKDFSTRALETLCRIGIGGMFIFASIFKIQDPHQFATLVAQYQFFSALHLDFVNNFFSLVYPQFEFWFGLAMIVSPFVKESAFAIFWMFVSFIIALAWALWNDLGITCGCFELQDGNAHDKAEAWTSLIRDLILIWPTLWLAFRKNKSIIGIWKKDNKEA; this is encoded by the coding sequence ATGATTGCATGTTTTGAAAAAGCTAATCTCAAGCGAACGATTATTGCAGGCGTTCTCCTTCTCATAGCCACATTCCTTGTCGCAGTCGGTGTTGCAGAAATCAGCTTCCCCGAAACCATCCTTACATTCACCGATCAAGATTGGCTCCTCGATATTTGGCCAAAGGCTTACCGCTACAACATCCATGTAGGCGTTGGTGCAGTCGCTATCGCATGCGCTTTGATAGTCCCCGCTCTCAAGATTCAAAAAGACTTTTCCACACGCGCACTCGAAACGCTCTGCCGCATAGGCATTGGCGGCATGTTCATCTTTGCCTCCATCTTCAAAATCCAGGACCCACACCAGTTTGCAACGCTCGTAGCGCAGTATCAATTCTTCTCGGCACTGCACTTGGACTTCGTGAACAATTTCTTTTCGCTTGTATATCCGCAATTTGAATTCTGGTTTGGCCTTGCAATGATTGTATCGCCATTTGTGAAGGAATCGGCATTCGCCATTTTCTGGATGTTTGTAAGCTTCATTATCGCACTTGCCTGGGCCTTGTGGAACGATCTCGGCATCACGTGCGGTTGCTTTGAACTTCAAGACGGCAACGCCCACGATAAAGCAGAAGCTTGGACAAGCCTCATCCGCGACCTGATTCTCATTTGGCCGACCCTCTGGCTTGCATTCCGCAAAAACAAGAGCATCATCGGTATTTGGAAAAAAGACAATAAGGAAGCCTAG